The Oreochromis niloticus isolate F11D_XX linkage group LG4, O_niloticus_UMD_NMBU, whole genome shotgun sequence DNA segment CAAAAGCTAATagtaaatacttaaaaaatgtgCATAACTTCATCATGCAACATCTGCTTCACAGTAATGAAAATTGCTTCCGTCAATTATTTCTCCTAGCCTCATTGCTACTGAGGCAATAGTCTTCACAGAGGTTTATAATCACACAAATTAATCTTCAAAGATGACTCGTCCCAATTTAGAAGGCGGAAACAAATAGTTCTTTAGTATTTTTGGTATGTTTTCATCACGATTGTCTTCTGCCAAGAGGTGTTTGATTGCCAGTTGCCCACCGAGTTTACAAAGAATAGCTCATTATTTGGAAATCAGCATTTCAATTAGACTAATACTGGCACGCCTCGTGCTCAAAGCGTGATTGAGTGCATAAGTACTTGTATAAACTGCGGAACAATCAAACATTAATTTTCAATCAAAAACTTTGGTATTCGTGGCAGTATCCCAAGGCACTTAAGCGACTGCCAATGCTGGGCATTTAGCACCGATTAAATTTTTGGCTGCTAAATCAATTTAACAAGCAGCATGATAAAGTTATCACAGAAAATGTTATTCAGATGGACAGTTACAAGACCTGTGTTCATAGACTACGAGTTGTAATTTAGCTTTATGGGTGCACCCCTGAAATATAATCTGTGTGCATGATTTACTCTGCAGGGGGCAAAGTGTAAACTGCGGTCAAGTAGGGACCCTTCGTGTGGTGATTTGGTAAGGTAAACACAGAAATTAGGAAAGACTAGAAAATACAGACTATAAGCTACCTGTATGAGGAATGGATGCAGATTTTCTCTCATATTAAACGACGACAGCTTTCGTCTCAGTTTAACTACAATCTTGTGgctgaaaacagaagaaattGCAGAAGAATACAAAAAATGCTATTAGTGTCACGCTGTGAATAAATATTAAAGCTTAAATTCATGTTGAGACAAggttataaataaaaaagactaATTTCTATGACTGcataaacattttctttatgtttcagaAATGCtacaattaaagaaaaaaatggtaaTTGGCACGCGAAATGcctcaacatttctttcaaagCAACAGCGAGAGATAAATTTGATTTTTTAAGTTCATATAGTCAACCAATCAGCTGCTACATTTGTGTATTAGCTTGTTACAAAATAAAAACGACTCATTACCTTGGCCGCGCTTTTTTCTGTCCTTTGTACTGAAATGCTGAATTGTCAAacacttttaaaacttttttctttaacGCAGGCAATGATAACGGACAGCCGAGCTGCAGCGTAGGACCCAAAGGGGCCAAGATGGCTGCGCCCTTGACAGACGCCGGGGAGTTTGAAAGCTGGCTAAATGATCGACTGGACTCGTTAGAAGTGGATCGTGAGGTGTATGGGGCGTATATTTTAGGGATTCTACAAGAGGAGGAGACCGACGAGGAGAAAGAAGATGCGCTTCAAGGAATTTTATCCGCATTTCTGGTGAATATTCAAAGCGCATGTTCGGCTCTCCCAACAAGGCTGTGTTTTCTCGTCTGTTGCTGTCCGTCTTGTCGGTCTCTTGGTAGCTTACCAAGTGACAGTGCTGATGTCAGCCTCTATATGTGGCACTAATTATCGACCGTAGATGCTATTACGTTTCTTTAGCTAAGATCCAGCATTGATATAGGTCAAAGTGTTTCGCCAAACCCCATAAAGAAATCGCCAGGTTTTGGATGGATGTGGTGTTAAGCTGTAATGATGTGCACCACGTAACAAATAAAGGCTATTTTACATTTCCCGAGACGTTTTTACGTTTGCGGCTCAGGAAAAAATACTGCAAATCACCTAGTGCAGGTTATATATATTGATAAAATAACGTATCTAAACTTCTTGTTTTATCACTgctcctgaaaaaaaaatgtattatgtaGTGAGGTCAGAATTTGAGTTGTTACTTCTGTGTGACTTGCTTGAATTCGCTGTCATTTGTGTACAGGAGGAGAACACAGTGGAAGATGTCTGTAAACAGATCATAAAGCAGTGGGAAGAGTGTTGCAGCAAATCTGCAGCCAAAAAGGATGCTGACGATGGTACTGTATGACTCTGATTCATTCCCGATACCATATTTATTGTCCCTGACTTCCCGCCCCCCAAAAGAGAAAATGTTCAGTTACCCATTGGGAGTAAGGGGAAGCAAAGCCAAAGCATGGGAGCGAGTCAGCGTTTAATAATTACTAATGATTAAAATGCAATAGTGGTGTTTAAGCACACAgggtgaaaagaggtgagttaAGAAACACTCAGtacatcatgggaagccccccaGCAAGCCAAACTTATTgaagcataactaagggatggttcagggtcacctgatccagccttaaCTACAACCTTTTCAACATTTTAAGCCTATTCtaaaaagtagagagggtgtctgtctcccagaTCCAAACTATGAGGtagttccacagaagaggggcctgaaagcttaAGGCATTACCTTCAactctgcttttaaaaaaatctaggAATCGCAGATAAGCCTGTAGTCTGCGATCAAAGTTGTATATCTTCTCTACGAAGAACACAAGAATATAGTCATATAGGACTAAATTCATCAGAATACAGCAGATtcatcagtttatttaaatccagactGAAAAGGGAAAAGACAGCTTGCTACTTAGGCTGTCTTTAATACTGGTTAAACTTACAGAAGCATTACATCTATGAGTTGAAGATCATTTGCCTTGAGTTTAAAGCAGAGTGCATTGTGACACTTCTATCCAAGGGAGAGATTTCCTGGAAAGACTAACAAAAGCAGCCCCCAAGACTGCGGAAAGTTTTCATGGAGAAGCGCTGAAACCAGAATGTAGGCTTGAGTTTGGAATGAGAATGTTGACTATGTACATAACCATAAGGAAGTGTTATGCTGTGTGGAGACAGATTGCCCTCATGGCTCCATCTGCTAGTAAACCTTCACACTGACagcgagagaggaaaaaaatataaaaaagcaaaagcacattttattttgtcCTTCCTTCTCTATAACAGAGGTCCAGGCTATTGCCAGTATGATAGAAAAACAAGCTCAGATTGTGGTGAAGCAGAAGGAGGTGTCTGAGGAGtccaagaaaaggaaagaagccCTTCTCGCTCAATATGCTAATGTAACAGACGAAGAGGAATATCCTTGATTTATAGATTGAAAAAATAGTAAGTCTGCAGTCACTGTTTGGCAATCATCCATATTTTTCACCATGCAAAGGAAAAGAGGGAAACTGTCTCATCCAGTGCAGTCATAACCCTTAAGATGTCAGTTCTTTCCTTGACTAAAGCActg contains these protein-coding regions:
- the ccdc43 gene encoding coiled-coil domain-containing protein 43, which encodes MAAPLTDAGEFESWLNDRLDSLEVDREVYGAYILGILQEEETDEEKEDALQGILSAFLEENTVEDVCKQIIKQWEECCSKSAAKKDADDEVQAIASMIEKQAQIVVKQKEVSEESKKRKEALLAQYANVTDEEDEAEEEEPTSGNITGNEKSLFKNTNVELVLNRQKQKREQAREEAQKKKEMDKMQREKDKLAKQDRKEKEKKRTQKGERKR